The following proteins are co-located in the Octopus sinensis linkage group LG24, ASM634580v1, whole genome shotgun sequence genome:
- the LOC118767766 gene encoding adenosine receptor A2a-like, producing MENTTLYTLHYRCSFNPMHDINETFEIIILFPIVFFNLLTVICIFKYPTLRNYTNMFVASLASGDIAYGMLALMPAVTIKYSNGTSRSFCILVLSTNFCSAYLSLSNLTLLSIERYIAVVMPFKYNIYVTKQTTSAAILLAWLGNILVTVTMSFFMKWENVTTCTFENIYPKWINSFVFITGFLYIIITIFFYVKVMWIARKQLRAIGPSSKTNNSEADEINKAKMMMIIFGFFICCYIPVVALKVIEYMSKSHKRFKVLKCLSTFFIKINYFINFFVYNICSKQFRKATKHFLCCNKLRLSSNQH from the coding sequence ATGGAAAACACCACTTTATACACGCTCCATTATCGCTGTTCGTTCAATCCAATGCAcgatatcaatgaaacatttgaGATAATAATTTTGTTTCCCATAGTTTTCTTCAACCTCCTCACAGTTATTTGTATTTTCAAGTACCCAACATTACGAAATTACACCAATATGTTCGTAGCGAGCCTTGCCTCAGGCGACATTGCATACGGAATGTTAGCCCTGATGCCAGCAGTCACCATCAAATACTCAAATGGTACCTCAAGATCGTTTTGTATTTTAGTATTATCAACAAATTTCTGTTCGGCCTACTTGTCTCTCAGCAATCTAACGTTGCTCTCCATTGAACGGTACATTGCAGTAGTTATGCcatttaaatataacatttacgTGACAAAGCAGACGACCAGCGCCGCCATTTTGCTTGCTTGGTTGGGAAATATATTGGTTACGGTCACCATGTCGTTTTTCATGAAATGGGAAAATGTGACGACCTGTACATTTGAAAACATTTACCCAAAATGGATCAACTCGTTCGTTTTTATTACCGGCtttctgtatattattataactattttcttttatgtaaagGTGATGTGGATAGCAAGGAAACAGTTGCGAGCGATTGGCCCCagttcaaaaacaaacaattcagAAGCAGATGAGATAAACAaggcaaagatgatgatgataattttcggCTTTTTTATATGTTGCTATATTCCTGTTGTGGCTTTGAAAGTCATAGAATATATGTCCAAATCACACAAAAGATTTAAAGTCCTCAAATGTCTCTCAACTTTCTTCATTAAGATCaactatttcattaattttttcgtCTATAATATCTGCAGTAAACAGTTCCGAAAGGCCACCAAACATTTCTTGTGTTGCAACAAACTAAGACTTTCCTCCAACCAACAttga